From one Cyanobacterium stanieri PCC 7202 genomic stretch:
- a CDS encoding Zn-dependent protease (COGs: COG0312 Zn-dependent protease and their inactivated homologs~KEGG: cyn:Cyan7425_4000 Zn-dependent protease~SPTR: Zn-dependent protease) codes for MTMVSAIQDWEQSFNNLCDTLINQLQENQYLVLELKAENSHFVRFNNAKVRQTGIVIDGQVSIKMIANQRIAYMDFPLTGNRELDLSTAQECFDYLQTEIDQLPPDPYIVLPSDQGSSHEVYQGHLLDSNDALSHILPIVEGLDFTGFYASGSLIRANYNSLGQKHWFATDSFFVDYSLINADNKAIKGCYSGTFWDDDAFEKQIEEQKVLLEQLNLPTRQLFPNSYRTYLAPAAVADLLSMFSWGAIGEASIRQGGSVFNSMRQKGEKLSPLFNLQENFSRGSVPRFNNFGEIAPLHLPLFVEGELVNTLINSRTGKEYGLTSNGANGAETLRSPEILAGNLKYEDILSAIDTGLYISNLHYLNWSDRPGGRVTGMTRYGCFWVEKGKIVATIKDLRFDDSIAQFFGKNLLALTDFQEFIPSIGTYGNRSLGGMLVPGILLKSFTFTL; via the coding sequence ATGACTATGGTATCTGCGATACAGGATTGGGAACAATCTTTTAATAACCTCTGCGACACACTCATCAATCAATTGCAAGAAAACCAGTATTTAGTTTTGGAATTGAAAGCAGAAAATAGTCATTTTGTACGTTTCAACAATGCCAAAGTAAGACAAACAGGTATCGTCATCGATGGACAAGTATCCATCAAGATGATTGCTAATCAGAGAATTGCTTATATGGATTTCCCCCTCACAGGAAATAGGGAATTGGATTTATCCACCGCCCAAGAATGTTTTGATTATTTACAAACAGAAATTGATCAACTTCCTCCAGATCCTTATATTGTGTTACCCTCAGATCAAGGTTCTTCCCATGAAGTGTATCAAGGGCATTTACTAGATTCTAATGATGCTCTGAGTCATATTTTACCCATCGTTGAAGGGCTAGATTTTACTGGTTTTTATGCTTCTGGTAGTCTGATTCGAGCTAACTACAACTCTTTGGGACAAAAACATTGGTTTGCCACAGATTCTTTTTTTGTGGATTATTCTTTGATAAATGCTGATAATAAGGCAATTAAGGGCTGCTATTCTGGCACTTTTTGGGATGATGATGCCTTTGAGAAGCAAATTGAGGAACAAAAAGTTTTACTAGAACAGTTAAATTTACCTACCCGTCAACTATTTCCCAATTCCTATCGCACCTATTTAGCCCCTGCGGCAGTGGCGGATTTATTGAGTATGTTTTCTTGGGGTGCCATTGGGGAGGCTTCTATTCGTCAGGGGGGAAGTGTGTTTAACTCCATGAGGCAAAAAGGAGAAAAGTTGTCTCCTTTGTTTAATTTACAGGAAAATTTCTCTCGAGGTAGTGTTCCTCGTTTTAACAATTTTGGGGAAATTGCTCCTCTACATTTACCTTTATTTGTGGAGGGTGAATTAGTAAATACTCTGATTAATAGTCGTACGGGCAAGGAGTATGGCTTAACTTCTAATGGTGCTAATGGTGCCGAAACGTTGCGATCGCCCGAAATACTGGCAGGAAACCTCAAATACGAGGACATTTTATCTGCCATAGATACGGGATTATATATTTCTAATTTACATTATCTCAATTGGAGCGATCGCCCTGGGGGAAGAGTCACAGGAATGACGAGGTATGGTTGCTTTTGGGTAGAAAAAGGAAAAATAGTCGCTACCATCAAAGACTTACGTTTTGACGATTCCATAGCCCAATTTTTTGGAAAAAATCTTCTCGCTCTCACCGACTTTCAAGAATTTATCCCCAGTATCGGCACCTATGGCAATCGCTCCCTTGGGGGTATGTTAGTACCCGGTATCCTCTTAAAATCCTTCACCTTTACCCTATAA
- a CDS encoding succinyl-CoA synthetase (ADP-forming) beta subunit (PFAM: ATP-grasp domain~COGs: COG0045 Succinyl-CoA synthetase beta subunit~InterPro IPR011761:IPR013650~KEGG: cyh:Cyan8802_0543 ATP-grasp domain protein~PFAM: ATP-grasp domain protein~SPTR: ATP-grasp domain protein), translated as MDLLEYQAKKLFKQVGIPVLPSQPLSSASELKNLQIPYPVVLKSQVMASGRAKLGGVKFVNNTIDAIAACQAIFSLAIDQEYPKVILAESRYNAQKEVFLAIMLDYKLKKPVIFGSAQGGINIEELLTNLVYCPVEDEYSPFYGRRLAKKMGLKGKTINAVSGIIDKMYRLFVEQDLDMIEINPLGINHDGAVMALDGKIRVNNYGLPRHLELLELIKSLQDDHHTEETLSSLKQSFFSEININNDGKTALISASIDKAIFTINNSAKYLDKTDINTCFIMEEPFNQITSEQINTIFYKIIKNTKINKVLVDLPLEHQFNYRLTQIISKHYPSNFSQWSNRNEERGDRPTGTRFQQTESTINTSSFALRKIDWIIKTKGDKLTSQFNSLPITIINIIGEKFS; from the coding sequence ATGGATTTATTAGAATACCAAGCCAAAAAATTATTTAAACAGGTGGGTATCCCCGTATTACCTTCCCAACCCCTCTCAAGCGCCAGTGAATTAAAAAATCTCCAGATTCCCTATCCCGTGGTCTTAAAATCTCAGGTGATGGCTAGTGGTAGGGCAAAATTGGGGGGAGTCAAGTTCGTTAATAATACCATAGATGCGATCGCCGCTTGTCAAGCAATTTTTAGCCTCGCCATTGACCAAGAATATCCGAAAGTAATCCTTGCTGAAAGTCGCTACAATGCCCAAAAAGAAGTATTTTTGGCGATAATGCTTGATTATAAGCTCAAAAAACCTGTCATTTTTGGTTCTGCCCAAGGGGGCATCAACATCGAAGAATTATTAACCAACCTTGTATATTGTCCTGTGGAAGACGAATATTCCCCTTTTTATGGTCGTCGTTTAGCCAAAAAAATGGGCTTGAAAGGTAAAACCATCAATGCTGTTAGTGGCATCATCGATAAAATGTATCGTCTTTTTGTCGAGCAAGATTTGGACATGATCGAAATCAATCCTTTGGGAATTAACCATGATGGTGCCGTCATGGCTCTTGATGGTAAAATAAGGGTCAATAATTATGGTTTACCTCGTCATTTAGAATTATTAGAATTAATCAAATCTCTTCAGGATGATCATCATACAGAGGAAACTTTAAGCTCTCTTAAACAGTCTTTTTTCTCGGAAATTAATATTAATAATGATGGTAAAACGGCTCTTATTTCAGCAAGTATAGATAAAGCAATTTTTACTATTAATAATAGTGCAAAATATCTTGACAAAACTGATATTAATACTTGCTTTATTATGGAAGAACCTTTTAACCAAATCACTTCTGAGCAAATAAATACAATATTTTATAAAATAATTAAAAATACTAAAATCAACAAAGTTCTGGTAGATCTTCCCCTAGAACATCAATTTAACTACCGTTTAACTCAAATTATTTCTAAACATTATCCCTCAAATTTTTCCCAATGGTCTAACCGTAATGAGGAAAGAGGCGATCGCCCCACGGGAACAAGATTTCAACAAACTGAGTCAACCATCAACACATCCTCCTTTGCCCTCAGAAAAATAGACTGGATTATCAAAACCAAAGGAGACAAGCTAACCAGTCAATTTAACAGCTTACCCATAACAATAATTAACATAATAGGAGAAAAATTTTCTTAA
- a CDS encoding metallophosphoesterase (PFAM: Calcineurin-like phosphoesterase~InterPro IPR004843~KEGG: cyn:Cyan7425_5058 metallophosphoesterase~PFAM: metallophosphoesterase~SPTR: Metallophosphoesterase), with product MKKKLFLIFTIASFCLFALTSYALDNFISSSTIIAQPNIYQPPRGDVRLLVISDLNSAYGSTEYEEEVHQAIKLIPHWNPDVILCGGDMIAGQKTSLTDAQVRAMWSAFDRHIAQPIRNLNIPFGFTIGNHDGSGSFSTRENRFFHQRDRNLAREYWQNPQHNPQVNFVDRTHFPFYYTFMEKDIFFLVWDASFRNISSQQLAWAGQALQSPAAKEAKMRIAIGHLPLYGVAIGRDRDGEVLDEPEFLQNFLELNHVHTYISGHHHAYYPAHKNNLQMLHAGVLGAGARRLIAGDDQPMKNLTVVDINFDQPNLTTYTTYDMKTLQVINEQQLPRLLMAHNGMILRKDIDIEDLSISEKNACLQKYSSNQYTCEN from the coding sequence ATGAAGAAAAAACTCTTTTTAATCTTCACCATTGCCTCCTTTTGTTTATTTGCCCTTACCAGCTACGCCCTCGATAATTTTATTTCATCATCAACAATTATCGCCCAACCAAATATTTACCAACCTCCTAGGGGCGATGTACGTTTATTGGTCATCAGTGATTTAAACAGTGCCTATGGTTCCACAGAATACGAAGAAGAAGTACATCAAGCCATAAAATTAATTCCCCATTGGAATCCTGATGTTATCCTCTGTGGAGGAGATATGATAGCAGGGCAAAAAACATCCCTCACAGACGCACAAGTCAGGGCGATGTGGAGTGCTTTTGATCGTCACATTGCCCAACCCATCAGGAATTTAAATATTCCCTTTGGTTTTACCATCGGTAATCATGATGGCTCAGGAAGTTTTAGCACCCGAGAAAATCGATTTTTTCATCAGCGCGATCGAAATTTAGCAAGGGAATATTGGCAAAATCCCCAACATAATCCCCAAGTTAATTTTGTAGATCGTACTCACTTCCCCTTCTACTATACCTTTATGGAAAAGGATATTTTCTTTTTGGTTTGGGATGCTTCTTTTCGTAATATTTCCTCCCAACAACTAGCATGGGCAGGACAAGCATTGCAATCCCCCGCCGCCAAAGAGGCAAAAATGCGCATTGCCATAGGACACTTACCCCTTTATGGAGTTGCCATCGGTAGAGACAGAGATGGTGAAGTGTTGGATGAACCAGAATTTTTACAAAATTTTTTAGAGTTGAACCATGTTCATACCTATATTAGTGGTCATCATCACGCCTATTATCCAGCCCACAAAAACAATTTACAAATGTTACACGCAGGAGTTTTAGGTGCAGGCGCTCGTCGTTTAATTGCAGGGGATGATCAACCTATGAAAAATTTAACAGTGGTGGATATAAATTTTGATCAGCCAAATCTGACTACTTACACAACCTATGACATGAAAACTTTACAGGTTATCAATGAGCAACAATTACCTCGTTTATTAATGGCTCACAACGGGATGATTTTAAGGAAGGATATTGACATTGAAGATTTATCAATCTCCGAGAAAAACGCCTGTTTACAGAAATATTCGTCCAATCAATATACTTGCGAAAATTAA
- a CDS encoding MazG family protein (PFAM: MazG nucleotide pyrophosphohydrolase domain~TIGRFAM: MazG family protein~COGs: COG3956 Protein containing tetrapyrrole methyltransferase domain and MazG-like (predicted pyrophosphatase) domain~InterPro IPR004518:IPR011551~KEGG: cyp:PCC8801_0199 nucleoside triphosphate pyrophosphohydrolase~PFAM: MazG nucleotide pyrophosphohydrolase~SPTR: MazG family protein;~TIGRFAM: MazG family protein) encodes MALSKTNQKILIALDNLIQVVAKLRSPQGGCPWDLEQTQTSLIPYIIEEAYEVVDALNTGDQEAIADELGDLLLQVVLQAQVAQDNGDFDLEKVAQNITEKLIRRHPHVFADVQVNSSEEVHQNWEQIKAQETPASPLLSQKLRKYHRSLPPLMAGEKIAKKVAKAGFEWENVQGVWAKFEEELGEFQEALDSKNLVHAEEELGDLLFTIINIARWYKLDPTRALQGTNKRFIQRLQLMENYADKSLWEYDIDELESLWQKAKKQLNG; translated from the coding sequence ATGGCTCTTTCTAAGACTAACCAAAAAATCCTCATCGCCCTTGATAATTTAATTCAAGTGGTGGCTAAGTTGCGATCGCCCCAAGGTGGTTGTCCATGGGATCTTGAACAAACCCAAACCTCCTTAATACCCTATATCATCGAGGAAGCCTATGAGGTGGTAGATGCCCTCAATACTGGGGATCAAGAGGCGATCGCCGATGAATTGGGAGACTTATTATTACAGGTGGTATTACAAGCCCAAGTGGCACAGGATAACGGTGATTTTGACCTCGAAAAAGTCGCCCAAAATATTACCGAAAAGCTGATCCGTCGCCATCCTCACGTATTCGCCGATGTACAGGTAAATAGTAGTGAGGAAGTACACCAAAACTGGGAACAAATCAAAGCCCAAGAAACCCCCGCATCACCTCTTCTGAGCCAAAAATTGAGAAAGTATCACCGTAGCTTACCCCCTCTTATGGCAGGGGAGAAAATAGCCAAGAAAGTCGCCAAAGCAGGGTTTGAGTGGGAAAACGTGCAGGGGGTGTGGGCAAAGTTTGAGGAAGAGTTGGGGGAATTTCAAGAAGCCCTAGATTCAAAAAATCTTGTCCATGCCGAGGAGGAGTTGGGGGATTTACTTTTCACCATCATCAATATTGCCCGTTGGTATAAACTTGATCCCACTCGGGCTTTGCAGGGTACCAATAAAAGGTTTATTCAACGTTTGCAACTGATGGAAAACTATGCGGACAAATCCCTCTGGGAATACGATATTGACGAGTTGGAAAGCCTCTGGCAAAAAGCAAAAAAGCAATTGAACGGCTAA
- a CDS encoding Holliday junction DNA helicase subunit RuvA (PFAM: RuvA, C-terminal domain; RuvA N terminal domain~TIGRFAM: Holliday junction DNA helicase, RuvA subunit~COGs: COG0632 Holliday junction resolvasome DNA-binding subunit~InterPro IPR003583:IPR000085:IPR013849:IPR011114~KEGG: cyh:Cyan8802_0018 Holliday junction DNA helicase RuvA~PFAM: RuvA domain protein; DNA recombination protein RuvA domain I~SPTR: Holliday junction ATP-dependent DNA helicase ruvA;~TIGRFAM: Holliday junction DNA helicase RuvA): protein MINYLRGDVVSVLRSHNKRIMLVLEVNNIGYEIQIFSRFAREIEMNDIVNVQVFTHLQIRDDQQVLYGFMSAAGRDLFRQLIGVSGIGVQSAIALIDTLGLEDLVQAIVTGNTRMLAKTPGVGQKTAERIALELKTKLSQWRIEAGININQEKATPSPEIWADLEMTLLALGYTNDEIQQAVSVISQDSILLKNTMVEEWIRRAIAHLSAEIN, encoded by the coding sequence ATGATTAATTATCTTCGGGGTGATGTGGTTAGTGTTCTTCGGAGCCATAATAAGCGCATTATGTTGGTGTTGGAGGTTAATAATATTGGTTATGAAATTCAAATTTTTTCCCGATTTGCTCGGGAGATTGAGATGAATGATATTGTTAATGTGCAAGTTTTTACTCATTTACAGATTCGGGATGATCAACAAGTTTTATATGGTTTCATGTCGGCGGCAGGGAGGGATTTATTTCGACAGTTGATCGGAGTGTCGGGTATTGGGGTACAAAGTGCGATCGCCCTTATCGATACTTTAGGTTTAGAGGATTTAGTCCAGGCCATCGTTACGGGGAATACTCGTATGTTAGCTAAAACCCCAGGGGTAGGACAAAAAACGGCAGAAAGAATAGCCCTTGAATTAAAAACAAAGCTATCTCAGTGGCGCATTGAGGCGGGGATTAATATAAATCAAGAAAAGGCTACTCCCTCCCCTGAAATTTGGGCAGATTTGGAAATGACTCTCCTTGCCCTTGGTTATACCAATGATGAAATTCAACAGGCGGTATCGGTAATTAGTCAGGATAGTATTTTGCTCAAAAATACCATGGTGGAAGAATGGATTAGAAGGGCGATCGCCCATTTATCGGCTGAAATCAATTAA
- a CDS encoding 2-C-methyl-D-erythritol 2,4-cyclodiphosphate synthase (PFAM: YgbB family~TIGRFAM: 2-C-methyl-D-erythritol 2,4-cyclodiphosphate synthase~COGs: COG0245 2C-methyl-D-erythritol 2 4-cyclodiphosphate synthase~InterPro IPR020555:IPR003526~KEGG: cyc:PCC7424_2760 2C-methyl-D-erythritol 2,4-cyclodiphosphate synthase~PFAM: MECDP-synthase~SPTR: 2-C-methyl-D-erythritol 2,4-cyclodiphosphate synthase;~TIGRFAM: 2C-methyl-D-erythritol 2,4-cyclodiphosphate synthase) has translation MIRIGNGYDLHRLVEGRKLILGGVEIEHSLGLLGHSDADVLTHSIMDALLGALSLGDIGHYFPPSDPQWAGADSIKLLKEVYQLVLDRGWRVVNMDNVIVAERPKLKPHLPAMIESLAQAMKINPDQISVKATTNEKLDAVGREEAICAYSVVLLEWVND, from the coding sequence ATGATTAGAATCGGTAATGGTTATGATTTACATCGCCTAGTGGAAGGACGAAAGTTGATTTTGGGGGGGGTAGAAATTGAGCATTCTTTAGGGCTGTTGGGTCATAGTGATGCGGATGTTCTAACCCATTCTATTATGGATGCTTTATTGGGGGCTTTAAGTTTGGGAGATATTGGTCATTATTTTCCCCCCAGTGATCCCCAGTGGGCAGGGGCTGATAGTATCAAGTTATTGAAGGAAGTTTATCAGTTGGTGTTGGATCGGGGTTGGCGTGTGGTTAATATGGATAATGTCATTGTGGCAGAACGTCCTAAGTTAAAACCCCATTTACCTGCTATGATTGAGAGTTTAGCGCAGGCTATGAAGATTAATCCTGATCAAATTAGTGTCAAGGCGACTACCAATGAAAAGCTGGATGCTGTGGGCAGGGAGGAGGCTATCTGTGCTTATTCGGTTGTTTTATTAGAGTGGGTAAATGATTAA
- a CDS encoding Forkhead-associated protein (PFAM: FHA domain~InterPro IPR000253:IPR018486~KEGG: cyc:PCC7424_3815 FHA domain containing protein~PFAM: Forkhead-associated protein~SMART: Forkhead-associated protein~SPTR: FHA domain containing protein), with protein sequence MIPIICSTCGYSNQEDSKFCTFCGQDLSSLQNNFESKQSSKQEGKQEMVFPEDESITEINSEENYIKYLINHSSELPEESRGYDDDDVPTVANWNIPTELNTAIDEDSFGSRTVLDVRVSKSSNQKKLVLIHPETEQKFILAEDKKIFYCGRYNDDFSVDIDFSDLPHSDIVSRVHFIIHIDSDTYFLEDAGSSNGTFVNGQVVKSGYIHRQKITVGDEIILGRKTPLKLLFEQIS encoded by the coding sequence ATGATACCCATTATTTGTTCAACCTGCGGATATAGCAACCAAGAAGACAGCAAATTTTGTACATTTTGTGGTCAGGATTTATCCTCTTTGCAAAATAACTTTGAATCAAAGCAAAGCTCAAAACAAGAAGGAAAACAAGAAATGGTATTTCCCGAAGATGAAAGTATCACAGAAATCAACTCAGAAGAAAACTATATCAAATATTTAATCAATCACAGTAGTGAGTTGCCAGAAGAATCGAGGGGCTATGATGATGATGATGTGCCAACGGTAGCTAATTGGAATATTCCCACAGAATTAAACACTGCCATTGATGAAGATAGTTTCGGCTCTCGAACTGTTCTTGATGTGAGAGTTTCTAAATCTTCCAATCAAAAAAAATTAGTTCTTATTCATCCAGAAACAGAACAAAAATTTATTCTTGCGGAGGATAAAAAAATCTTTTATTGCGGTAGATATAATGATGATTTTTCAGTGGATATAGATTTTTCTGACCTACCCCATAGCGATATTGTTTCTCGAGTACATTTTATCATCCATATTGATTCAGATACTTATTTCTTGGAGGATGCGGGGAGTTCTAACGGTACTTTTGTTAATGGTCAAGTGGTCAAAAGTGGTTATATTCATCGCCAAAAAATTACCGTGGGAGATGAGATTATTTTAGGAAGAAAAACTCCATTAAAACTTTTATTTGAGCAAATTTCATAA
- a CDS encoding hypothetical protein (KEGG: amr:AM1_3911 hypothetical protein~SPTR: Putative uncharacterized protein), producing MKKQLIALAVLSGLGFGSLGQTTPAQAQHRNLYRCIMKNDAPTTVVDTPRGRIDLIVWRTEIPQGWSPTRRCQEITKRFQTFSDRGALRYVTSGRLNNQPVICVAENRPGTGISCRNDGLLLTLEHNENPQRVMEQLFDISARVRGGNPITRSVEGGTILAVDRFLEQVEVTEDDEDTEGIDITDKTPEEISELMEEEEVMEEPRVIPARCSGESHDLQPTEEEETQD from the coding sequence ATGAAAAAACAATTAATAGCTTTAGCCGTTTTATCAGGATTGGGTTTTGGTAGCCTCGGGCAAACAACACCAGCCCAAGCCCAACACCGTAATCTTTATCGTTGTATCATGAAAAATGATGCCCCCACCACCGTGGTTGATACCCCTAGGGGGCGTATTGATTTGATTGTGTGGAGAACAGAAATACCTCAAGGATGGTCCCCTACCAGAAGATGCCAAGAAATTACTAAAAGATTTCAAACATTTTCAGATCGTGGAGCTTTACGCTATGTTACCAGTGGTCGCCTGAATAATCAACCTGTAATTTGCGTAGCGGAAAATCGTCCGGGTACGGGTATTAGTTGTCGTAATGATGGATTGTTACTAACCCTAGAACATAACGAAAATCCGCAACGGGTAATGGAGCAATTATTTGATATTTCTGCCCGAGTCAGGGGAGGAAATCCTATCACCAGAAGCGTTGAAGGGGGAACAATTCTGGCTGTGGATCGTTTTTTGGAACAAGTAGAAGTAACAGAGGATGATGAGGATACCGAAGGTATCGATATTACCGATAAAACTCCAGAGGAAATATCTGAATTGATGGAAGAAGAGGAAGTAATGGAAGAGCCGAGGGTAATTCCTGCCCGTTGTTCAGGAGAAAGCCATGACTTACAACCGACTGAGGAGGAAGAAACTCAAGATTAA
- a CDS encoding transposase, IS605 OrfB family (PFAM: Helix-turn-helix domain; Putative transposase DNA-binding domain; Probable transposase~TIGRFAM: transposase, IS605 OrfB family, central region~COGs: COG0675 Transposase and inactivated derivatives~InterPro IPR001959:IPR010095~KEGG: cyh:Cyan8802_4240 transposase, IS605 OrfB family~PFAM: transposase IS891/IS1136/IS1341 family; transposase IS605 OrfB~SPTR: Putative transposase;~TIGRFAM: transposase, IS605 OrfB family), with protein sequence MKLRYKYRVYPDDQQKIALAQLFGCCRYVFNVSLAFCKEQYLETKKKPSSGILSKRLTNLKKQKDTLWLKEVSAIPLQQSLRDLEVAYSNFFNSVTGKRKGKKVKPPKFKKRSSKQSAKFTSNGFKILSPSGKLYLPKIGNVDVVWSRELPDTPSSVTIIKDSANRYFVSFVVEFDPPALAQSENSVGLDLGITDFVTTSSGEKVKAPKPLKKKLTRLRRLQKNLSGKKKGSKRYESARLKLAKLHAKISDVRTDFLHKLSSRIVNENQVIVLEDLNVSGMVKNRKLSRAISDLGWRTFRSMLEAKCVIYGRDFRVIDRWTPTSQICSACGFRGGKKELKVRAWTCVNCGEVHERDLNAAKNILVAGGHS encoded by the coding sequence ATGAAGCTCAGGTATAAGTACAGAGTTTATCCTGATGACCAACAGAAAATAGCATTGGCTCAACTATTTGGTTGTTGTCGCTATGTTTTTAATGTTTCCCTAGCTTTTTGCAAAGAACAATATCTTGAGACAAAGAAAAAACCGAGTTCTGGAATCTTGTCTAAAAGATTGACAAATTTGAAAAAACAAAAAGATACCCTTTGGTTAAAAGAAGTATCAGCTATCCCTCTCCAACAAAGTCTCAGAGATTTGGAAGTGGCTTACTCCAACTTCTTTAACTCGGTAACAGGAAAGAGAAAAGGGAAAAAAGTAAAACCCCCTAAATTCAAGAAGCGTAGTTCAAAGCAAAGTGCAAAATTTACGAGTAACGGGTTCAAGATTCTTTCCCCGTCGGGGAAATTGTACCTCCCAAAGATAGGAAACGTAGATGTAGTTTGGAGTAGAGAACTACCCGACACTCCATCTAGTGTGACTATCATCAAGGACAGTGCCAATCGCTACTTTGTGAGTTTTGTAGTGGAATTTGACCCTCCGGCTTTGGCACAGAGTGAAAACTCAGTGGGTTTAGATTTAGGTATCACAGATTTTGTAACCACTAGCTCTGGGGAAAAGGTGAAAGCACCAAAACCTCTAAAGAAAAAGTTAACTAGACTCAGAAGGTTGCAAAAAAACCTTTCTGGGAAAAAGAAAGGCAGTAAAAGATATGAAAGCGCTAGGTTAAAATTAGCTAAACTTCACGCCAAAATATCGGATGTTCGCACCGATTTTTTACATAAGTTGTCCTCAAGAATTGTCAACGAAAATCAAGTGATAGTTCTTGAGGATTTAAATGTGAGTGGGATGGTCAAAAATAGAAAATTGTCCCGTGCTATAAGTGATTTGGGATGGAGAACTTTTCGCTCAATGTTAGAAGCTAAGTGCGTCATCTACGGTCGTGACTTCAGGGTCATAGATAGATGGACTCCCACCTCCCAAATTTGCTCTGCCTGTGGGTTTAGAGGGGGCAAAAAAGAGCTTAAGGTAAGAGCTTGGACTTGTGTAAATTGTGGGGAAGTACATGAGAGGGACTTAAACGCAGCAAAAAACATTTTGGTCGCTGGAGGGCATTCATAG